From a single Alkalihalophilus pseudofirmus genomic region:
- the resA gene encoding thiol-disulfide oxidoreductase ResA — translation MKRKRLIMRTSILAVIALALAYTFYSNYIADHSVARAGNDAVNFALTDLEGERIELDEYRGQGVFLNFWGTYCPPCVKEMPIMEDLYDEYKEQGVEIIAVNVNEPELTVNQFVNRLNLTFPIAIDKGMRVSDAYGISPLPTTILIDEHGEIVKVHTGGMTDSQVREFLELIKPSTNS, via the coding sequence ATGAAACGTAAAAGATTAATCATGCGAACTTCTATACTTGCTGTGATTGCGCTCGCCCTTGCCTATACGTTTTACTCAAACTATATAGCTGACCACAGTGTAGCACGAGCAGGAAATGATGCGGTCAATTTCGCGTTAACTGATCTAGAGGGAGAGCGGATTGAACTTGATGAGTATAGGGGACAAGGGGTATTTCTTAACTTCTGGGGTACTTACTGCCCGCCTTGTGTAAAAGAAATGCCTATCATGGAAGATTTGTATGATGAATACAAAGAACAAGGTGTTGAAATTATTGCTGTAAACGTGAATGAACCTGAATTGACGGTTAATCAATTTGTGAACCGCTTGAATCTTACTTTCCCGATTGCTATTGATAAGGGGATGAGAGTTAGTGATGCTTATGGCATTTCACCACTGCCAACGACAATATTAATTGATGAGCACGGGGAAATTGTAAAAGTTCATACTGGCGGAATGACTGATTCACAAGTAAGAGAGTTCTTAGAGCTTATTAAGCCAAGTACGAATAGTTAA
- the resB gene encoding cytochrome c biogenesis protein ResB — MKKVTCECGHQNPLGTEICESCGKPIEENSEPKTLLNMRYEGVARRSQTYTTTIIDKIWMFFSSVKVGIWLIVLTLVASALGTLFPQEMYIPPTANPSIYYAEEYGYLGEIYYLLGFHNLYSSWWYMLLVAGLGISLIIASLDRVVPLHRALKTQRVTRHANFMKRQRVYGTSSISKEEVDEAFSKVRERLENNKYKVSEENGNLVAEKGRFSRWGPYVNHVGLIVFLIGCMLRYFPGMYIDEHVWIREGDQVVVPGTDGQYYIENEQFLLEFYDEDDETFGEAIQRGGGAVVSNFQTDAILYERQDADTVGDLGELVPVAEHEIRVNFPMSHNGFNFYQLDYKLNELKTMSFTVENKETGETQGRMDIDLYNPQSSYDLGDGYEVKIRDYFPDYFLNNDNVPSTRSKIPDNPVFIFEMITPETPEGEVSFVGIRQNLEPLGENQYKMTFLDVETNNVTALGVRKDRTLPLLIAGGVIFMIGLIQGSYWAHRRIWIQRINGEVWIAGHTNKNWLTLRRDIDEAIKETNLTSPKDQVEEKEASLESKDSTFENDPLEKDHIDNNTDNESKK, encoded by the coding sequence ATGAAGAAAGTTACCTGTGAATGCGGCCACCAGAATCCTCTTGGGACGGAGATTTGTGAATCCTGCGGTAAACCGATTGAGGAAAATTCAGAACCAAAGACGCTTCTAAATATGAGGTATGAAGGTGTAGCACGCCGTTCACAAACATATACAACAACGATTATCGACAAAATATGGATGTTCTTTTCATCTGTTAAAGTAGGAATTTGGCTGATTGTACTTACATTAGTAGCTTCGGCATTAGGGACATTATTTCCTCAAGAAATGTATATCCCGCCTACTGCTAACCCATCTATTTACTATGCAGAAGAATATGGGTATTTGGGTGAAATATATTACTTATTAGGTTTTCATAATTTATACAGTTCATGGTGGTACATGCTTCTTGTCGCAGGACTTGGTATTTCTCTAATTATTGCTAGTCTTGACCGAGTGGTTCCTTTGCACCGCGCATTGAAAACACAAAGAGTAACAAGACATGCGAACTTCATGAAACGCCAGCGTGTATATGGAACATCAAGTATTTCTAAAGAAGAGGTTGACGAGGCATTCAGCAAAGTCCGTGAACGCCTGGAAAATAATAAATATAAGGTCTCAGAAGAAAATGGAAACTTAGTGGCAGAAAAAGGCCGCTTTTCCCGCTGGGGTCCTTATGTGAATCATGTGGGACTTATTGTTTTTTTAATTGGCTGTATGCTGCGTTACTTCCCTGGAATGTACATTGATGAGCATGTATGGATCCGTGAGGGTGATCAAGTAGTTGTTCCGGGCACAGATGGCCAGTATTATATTGAAAACGAACAATTCTTATTAGAATTTTATGATGAGGACGATGAAACTTTCGGTGAAGCGATCCAACGCGGCGGCGGAGCTGTCGTCAGCAACTTCCAAACAGATGCCATTTTGTACGAGCGCCAGGATGCAGATACAGTTGGTGACTTAGGAGAACTAGTACCAGTTGCTGAACATGAAATCCGCGTTAACTTCCCGATGAGTCATAATGGATTTAATTTTTATCAGCTTGATTATAAGTTAAATGAATTAAAGACGATGAGTTTTACAGTTGAGAATAAAGAGACAGGGGAAACGCAGGGCCGTATGGACATAGATTTGTATAACCCGCAGTCAAGCTATGATTTAGGTGACGGGTATGAAGTGAAGATTCGTGATTATTTCCCTGACTATTTCTTAAATAATGATAATGTTCCATCAACCCGTTCAAAAATCCCTGATAATCCAGTCTTTATTTTCGAGATGATTACCCCTGAAACACCAGAGGGTGAAGTAAGCTTTGTAGGGATTCGTCAAAACTTAGAGCCGCTTGGTGAAAATCAATACAAGATGACGTTCTTAGATGTTGAAACGAATAATGTTACGGCTCTTGGAGTGAGAAAAGACCGAACGCTTCCACTTCTTATTGCGGGCGGTGTCATCTTTATGATCGGATTGATTCAAGGGTCTTATTGGGCGCATCGAAGAATATGGATTCAACGAATTAACGGCGAAGTGTGGATTGCTGGTCATACGAATAAAAACTGGCTGACCCTGCGTCGTGATATTGATGAAGCGATCAAAGAAACGAACTTAACTTCTCCAAAAGATCAGGTAGAAGAAAAAGAAGCGAGCTTAGAAAGTAAAGATAGTACATTTGAAAATGATCCATTAGAGAAAGACCATATTGACAATAATACAGATAACGAGAGTAAAAAATAA
- the ccsB gene encoding c-type cytochrome biogenesis protein CcsB: protein MAAISGNLLYVAFFLYLAATIAFAVSVTGRKWRNKAGEMSGNRWGFIGFLSSIGASLFATGYFITRWMHAGHAPVSNMFEYMTFLGIAIGYAFVIIYAIYRSNVLGMFTMPIVMLIVAYASLFPREVEPLIPALQSNWLTIHVITVALGQGILSIGMAAGLVYLVRTLDFTKTNKRTRAFEFVMYSLISLVGFILIGYLFSAMNYEATFNYVNEQDVEAQMVYNLPALIGPHEGELVTENRMEPFFNAPAIIRANDLNTVIWSLIAGLVLYAALRLILRKRIGGAIQPLLKGVSPQAVDEVSYRAIAIGFPVFALGGLIFAMIWAQIAWSRFWGWDPKEVWALVTFLFYAAYLHLRLSRGWQGERSAWLCVIGFAIIMFNLVFVNLVIAGLHSYA, encoded by the coding sequence ATGGCAGCAATAAGCGGTAATTTATTATACGTTGCCTTTTTCCTCTATCTTGCTGCGACCATTGCCTTTGCAGTCTCTGTAACAGGCAGAAAGTGGCGTAACAAGGCAGGAGAAATGAGTGGTAATAGATGGGGCTTTATCGGATTTCTTTCATCGATAGGAGCTTCCTTGTTTGCTACGGGATATTTTATCACCCGCTGGATGCATGCAGGACATGCTCCGGTAAGTAATATGTTTGAATATATGACATTCCTAGGCATCGCGATTGGATACGCATTTGTAATCATTTATGCAATCTATCGTTCGAATGTACTTGGTATGTTTACAATGCCGATTGTTATGTTAATTGTGGCGTATGCTTCACTTTTCCCGCGTGAAGTAGAGCCGCTTATTCCGGCTCTGCAAAGTAACTGGCTGACGATTCATGTTATAACGGTTGCGCTTGGCCAAGGGATTTTATCAATTGGTATGGCAGCTGGATTAGTCTACTTAGTCCGCACGCTTGATTTTACTAAAACAAACAAACGAACTCGTGCATTTGAATTCGTTATGTATTCTTTAATTAGTTTGGTTGGTTTCATTTTAATCGGATATTTATTTAGTGCGATGAATTATGAGGCAACATTTAATTATGTTAATGAACAAGACGTAGAAGCACAGATGGTCTACAATCTTCCTGCTCTGATCGGTCCTCATGAAGGAGAGCTGGTCACTGAAAATCGAATGGAACCATTTTTTAATGCACCGGCAATCATTAGAGCAAATGATTTGAACACAGTGATTTGGTCATTAATTGCAGGTTTAGTATTGTATGCTGCACTGCGCCTTATCTTACGCAAACGAATTGGCGGGGCCATCCAGCCGCTTCTTAAAGGTGTAAGCCCGCAAGCGGTTGATGAAGTCAGTTATCGTGCTATCGCGATTGGATTCCCGGTATTTGCTCTTGGAGGACTTATTTTCGCCATGATCTGGGCTCAAATTGCTTGGTCAAGGTTCTGGGGCTGGGACCCGAAAGAAGTGTGGGCTCTCGTTACCTTCTTATTCTATGCGGCGTACCTGCACTTACGTCTGTCAAGAGGCTGGCAAGGAGAACGTTCAGCTTGGTTATGCGTTATTGGATTTGCCATTATCATGTTTAACCTTGTTTTCGTTAACTTGGTCATTGCAGGCTTGCATTCATACGCATAA
- a CDS encoding response regulator transcription factor gives MEKEAKILVVDDEDRIRRLLKMYLERENYEVEEAENGEKALSLALEIDYDLILLDIMMPGMDGIEVCQELRKTKATPVMMLTAKGEEANRVQGFEVGTDDYIVKPFSPREVVLRVKALLRRSSTTKFLQTDTQTKDVLVFPHLTIDNDAHRVSVNGDEISLTPKEYELLHYLAQSPDKVFSREQLLKDVWNYDFFGDLRTVDTHIKRLREKLNRISPEAAAMISTVWGVGYKFEAQKE, from the coding sequence ATGGAAAAAGAAGCAAAGATTTTAGTCGTAGATGATGAGGATCGTATTCGCAGACTTTTGAAGATGTATTTAGAAAGAGAAAATTATGAGGTTGAAGAGGCTGAAAATGGTGAGAAGGCATTAAGCCTCGCACTTGAAATAGACTATGACCTTATTTTATTAGATATTATGATGCCTGGAATGGATGGAATTGAAGTATGTCAGGAACTCCGTAAAACAAAGGCGACTCCAGTGATGATGCTGACAGCAAAGGGAGAAGAAGCTAACCGCGTACAAGGGTTTGAAGTAGGTACGGATGACTACATCGTAAAGCCATTTAGCCCACGCGAAGTTGTTTTAAGAGTGAAAGCGCTCTTGCGTCGTTCGTCTACAACGAAATTCCTCCAGACTGATACGCAGACAAAGGATGTACTTGTCTTCCCGCATCTTACAATTGATAATGATGCACACCGTGTGTCTGTTAATGGAGATGAGATCAGTTTGACTCCAAAAGAGTATGAGCTGCTTCATTATTTAGCACAATCACCAGATAAAGTGTTTTCACGAGAACAGCTGTTAAAAGATGTATGGAACTATGATTTCTTTGGAGATCTTCGTACGGTTGATACACATATTAAACGCTTACGTGAGAAATTAAATCGTATCTCCCCTGAAGCTGCAGCAATGATCTCTACTGTATGGGGCGTTGGGTACAAGTTTGAGGCACAGAAAGAGTAA
- a CDS encoding ATP-binding protein: MLWRSVVGKLWFTILLLVSVVLTILMVLLLQSFERFHVNEAESQLVNHANMIAAIFDGYDEQDDALRTISQYGSSFETHALIFVEGTKVWGTNNSANDDIYAQLFMTNPVLSEVFNGEQVVATEGDFPLSENGEASHTEMMVVGVPLQPTELDNSAVFLYQSLSAIEETSNETKQIVYFSAGIAIVLTTIFAFFLSSRITAPLRKMRQVALEVAQGQFKTKVPILTHDEIGQLAMAFNRMGRELNRNIHALNQEKEQLSRILVSMADGVITLDRKGQVIVTNPPAERFMQSWFYEQGINDDSSVLPEAVEQLFQRVVSVEKEQMIEIDVQGRSWAILMTPLYDREYVRGAVAVIRDMTEERRHDKLRKDFIANVSHELRTPVSMLQGYSEAIIDDIAGSEEDKKEFAKIIYDESLRMGRLVNELLDLARMEAGHIELHMEAVELGAFSDRIVRKFQGYAKDEGVALRLDHLEDGYTNSFDPDRIEQVLTNLIHNAIRHTGENGRVTVKVRSNEYGVKFDVIDTGSGIPEEDLPYVFERFYKADKARTRARGGTGLGLAIAKNIVDAHKGQISVHSKIDEGTTFSFFIPEAGTEKEELSR; the protein is encoded by the coding sequence ATGTTGTGGCGAAGCGTTGTCGGTAAACTTTGGTTTACCATTCTATTGCTAGTATCAGTGGTATTAACGATTCTTATGGTCTTGCTATTGCAATCATTTGAACGTTTTCATGTAAATGAAGCAGAGTCGCAGCTTGTTAATCATGCGAACATGATAGCAGCTATATTTGATGGGTATGATGAACAAGATGATGCACTAAGAACCATATCACAATACGGTTCATCCTTTGAAACCCACGCATTAATTTTTGTGGAAGGGACAAAGGTCTGGGGAACAAATAACAGTGCCAATGATGACATTTATGCTCAATTATTTATGACTAACCCGGTTTTAAGTGAAGTATTTAATGGTGAACAAGTGGTTGCAACAGAAGGCGATTTTCCTTTATCTGAAAACGGAGAGGCGAGTCACACAGAAATGATGGTTGTCGGCGTACCTCTTCAGCCAACAGAGCTTGATAATAGTGCAGTATTTTTATATCAATCATTATCAGCTATTGAAGAGACGTCAAATGAAACAAAGCAGATTGTTTATTTTTCAGCCGGGATTGCTATTGTTTTAACAACCATTTTTGCATTCTTCCTCTCTTCTAGAATTACAGCTCCTCTTCGTAAAATGAGACAGGTCGCACTAGAAGTGGCTCAAGGCCAGTTTAAAACGAAGGTGCCGATTCTTACACATGATGAAATTGGACAGCTTGCTATGGCTTTCAATCGAATGGGAAGAGAATTAAACCGCAACATTCATGCTCTTAACCAAGAAAAAGAACAATTGTCTAGAATCTTAGTTAGTATGGCAGATGGAGTCATCACTCTTGACCGCAAAGGCCAAGTGATTGTGACCAATCCGCCAGCAGAGCGCTTTATGCAGTCTTGGTTTTATGAACAAGGGATTAATGACGATTCTTCTGTACTGCCTGAAGCGGTGGAACAATTATTTCAGCGTGTCGTATCTGTTGAAAAGGAACAAATGATTGAGATCGACGTGCAAGGAAGAAGCTGGGCTATTTTAATGACTCCGCTCTATGACCGGGAATATGTTAGAGGTGCGGTTGCGGTAATCCGCGACATGACAGAAGAAAGACGTCATGATAAACTGCGTAAGGATTTTATTGCAAATGTATCTCATGAACTTAGAACGCCGGTGTCTATGCTGCAAGGGTACAGCGAAGCGATTATTGATGATATTGCAGGCTCTGAAGAAGATAAGAAGGAATTTGCAAAGATCATTTATGATGAATCGCTAAGGATGGGTCGCCTTGTGAACGAGCTCTTAGATTTAGCACGTATGGAAGCTGGTCATATTGAGCTTCATATGGAAGCAGTAGAGCTTGGGGCATTTTCTGATCGGATCGTGAGAAAATTTCAAGGTTACGCAAAAGATGAAGGGGTTGCTCTCAGGCTTGATCATTTAGAAGACGGATACACCAACTCATTTGATCCTGACAGAATTGAACAAGTGTTAACGAACTTGATTCATAATGCCATCAGACATACGGGTGAAAATGGCAGAGTGACAGTGAAAGTTAGATCGAATGAATATGGTGTGAAGTTTGACGTGATTGATACAGGATCGGGAATTCCTGAAGAAGACCTTCCTTACGTGTTTGAGAGGTTTTACAAAGCAGATAAAGCGCGTACGAGGGCAAGAGGTGGGACTGGTCTAGGGCTTGCGATAGCGAAGAATATTGTCGATGCCCATAAAGGTCAGATTTCTGTTCACAGCAAAATTGACGAGGGAACGACATTTTCCTTCTTTATTCCTGAAGCTGGTACGGAGAAAGAAGAACTGTCCCGATAA
- a CDS encoding MarR family winged helix-turn-helix transcriptional regulator: MSTRQLENRIGYHIGILSHRIQNQYNLKLADYDLTVAQSRVLYLLVTYGSQTQVELQKKLYIKGSTMNGIIESLLKKDLIQRVTSEMDKRAKIVHISDEGKKIEAQLWEELNQLESSLMEGFDPEEKELLITWLKRIENNVQCEKTSN; encoded by the coding sequence ATGTCCACGCGACAGCTTGAAAATAGAATCGGCTATCACATCGGTATACTCTCTCACCGAATTCAAAATCAATATAACCTTAAACTTGCAGACTATGATCTCACTGTAGCTCAATCAAGAGTCTTATATTTGCTTGTCACATATGGTTCCCAAACTCAGGTAGAGCTTCAAAAAAAGTTATATATAAAAGGTTCAACAATGAATGGGATTATCGAATCGTTGTTAAAGAAAGATTTGATTCAAAGAGTAACGAGCGAAATGGATAAACGGGCTAAGATTGTTCATATCTCTGATGAAGGCAAAAAGATAGAAGCACAGTTATGGGAAGAACTTAATCAACTAGAAAGCAGCTTGATGGAAGGATTTGATCCTGAAGAAAAGGAGCTTCTAATTACTTGGTTAAAAAGAATTGAAAACAATGTCCAATGCGAAAAGACGTCTAATTGA
- a CDS encoding MATE family efflux transporter produces MKEKMKSDKLGTESIPKLLRDLSIPAMIGMFVMALYNVVDTIFISYGVGIEAVAGVTIAFPVMMIIMAVSAAMGIGGASVISRRLGEKRGEEANQVFGNIISIILLISIIGVIASFTFLEPMLVLFGASPDILPYAVEYMFPIMLGTFFFSFAFATNNIVRSEGNAKFAMNTMIIPAVLNIILDPIFIFGLNMGVQGAAVATVISQAAVTVVILRYYLTGQSSLSLAWEDLKIKWSIVKEVVSVGMPAFVQQASGSIMMIAINTMLIQYGSDLYVGIFGIIQRILMFAVMPIIGVMQGMMPIVGYNYGAKQFERMRETIWLTLKVVVISSVVIFLSMMIFPAWFMRIFTADREVIEAGASAMRILFLTFFVVGVQVVAGGLYQALGKPKPALILSLSRQILFLIPLVLILPRFFGVSGVWIAFPIADVLSFVLASALLYKDRDTILVKGRAEVESEEKVIGITN; encoded by the coding sequence ATGAAAGAAAAAATGAAAAGTGACAAGCTAGGTACAGAGTCTATACCTAAGCTTTTACGAGATTTATCCATCCCGGCAATGATTGGGATGTTTGTTATGGCTTTATATAATGTGGTTGATACTATCTTCATATCCTACGGTGTAGGAATCGAAGCGGTAGCAGGAGTAACGATCGCGTTTCCTGTGATGATGATTATTATGGCAGTGTCAGCTGCGATGGGAATCGGGGGAGCCTCAGTTATTTCCAGAAGACTCGGGGAAAAGCGGGGAGAGGAAGCAAACCAGGTATTTGGAAATATTATCTCAATTATTTTGCTGATCAGCATAATCGGGGTTATTGCCTCTTTTACCTTCTTAGAGCCAATGCTTGTCTTATTTGGAGCAAGTCCTGATATTCTACCGTATGCTGTTGAATATATGTTCCCAATTATGCTTGGAACATTTTTCTTTTCATTCGCTTTTGCAACGAATAACATTGTAAGGTCTGAAGGAAATGCAAAATTTGCGATGAACACAATGATTATTCCAGCGGTGTTAAATATTATCTTAGACCCCATCTTTATTTTCGGGCTAAATATGGGCGTGCAAGGAGCGGCTGTTGCAACAGTTATCTCTCAAGCTGCCGTTACCGTTGTTATTTTACGCTATTATCTAACTGGTCAAAGTTCACTTTCCTTAGCGTGGGAAGACTTGAAAATTAAATGGAGCATCGTAAAAGAAGTCGTATCAGTGGGAATGCCGGCCTTTGTTCAGCAAGCCTCAGGAAGTATCATGATGATTGCTATTAATACGATGCTCATTCAATATGGCAGTGATCTCTATGTGGGGATCTTTGGGATCATTCAACGCATTCTTATGTTTGCAGTTATGCCGATCATTGGGGTCATGCAGGGCATGATGCCTATTGTAGGTTATAACTACGGAGCCAAGCAGTTCGAGAGAATGCGAGAAACTATATGGCTGACATTAAAAGTGGTCGTGATCTCATCTGTTGTCATCTTTTTATCGATGATGATTTTCCCTGCTTGGTTTATGAGAATCTTTACAGCCGATCGTGAAGTCATTGAAGCTGGTGCAAGTGCGATGCGGATTTTATTCTTAACCTTCTTTGTCGTTGGAGTACAAGTGGTTGCCGGAGGACTGTATCAGGCGCTCGGGAAACCAAAGCCAGCCTTGATCTTGTCGCTTTCTAGACAAATCTTATTCTTGATTCCGCTTGTTTTAATTCTGCCTCGTTTCTTTGGAGTCAGCGGGGTGTGGATTGCGTTTCCGATTGCCGATGTGCTGTCATTTGTGTTAGCGTCTGCGCTTTTATATAAAGATCGCGATACGATTTTAGTCAAAGGACGTGCTGAAGTTGAAAGCGAAGAAAAAGTTATTGGGATAACAAATTAA
- a CDS encoding helix-turn-helix domain-containing protein yields the protein MNDFNIGFAIKNIRLRYGLTQGELAHEICDQTLISRIEKGLVIPSSFLLMKISERLGVDANYIINFAKYNNFEYVNEVIYQVEVLLRNKSFEDLQSFIRAEKANPYFKSQQGEQYLLWLEGICAFHVTGDSKRAINLLKEAFSKRGTAKKSQSDIDLSIMNSLCIIYGEEKKYNEAMTIYEELFYEIDTHPSLNFKLKAKILYNYSKILINIQSLSASIDVCNKGIKVSKANDSIYLLGNFYYQLSYIYSLLDKPKESLKYLELAMVMFDVENRPDLMEIAKCKKEKLLTQI from the coding sequence ATGAATGATTTTAATATAGGTTTTGCTATCAAGAATATTAGGCTGAGGTATGGTTTGACCCAGGGGGAGCTTGCACATGAAATATGTGATCAGACCCTTATTAGTAGAATTGAAAAAGGTTTAGTTATACCCTCTTCATTTCTATTGATGAAGATTAGTGAAAGGTTAGGTGTGGATGCTAATTACATAATTAATTTTGCTAAATACAACAATTTTGAATATGTTAATGAAGTTATTTATCAAGTTGAGGTGCTTTTAAGAAACAAATCCTTTGAAGATTTACAGTCCTTTATAAGAGCGGAGAAGGCCAACCCCTACTTTAAATCACAACAGGGGGAGCAATACCTTTTATGGTTGGAAGGAATTTGTGCATTTCATGTTACTGGGGATTCTAAAAGAGCTATTAACCTTCTAAAAGAAGCTTTTTCAAAAAGAGGAACCGCAAAAAAATCTCAGTCCGATATCGATCTATCTATTATGAATAGTTTATGTATTATCTATGGAGAAGAAAAAAAATATAATGAGGCTATGACGATATACGAGGAGTTATTTTATGAAATAGACACCCACCCCTCGTTAAACTTTAAACTTAAAGCAAAAATACTTTATAATTATTCAAAAATATTAATTAACATCCAATCTCTCTCAGCGAGCATTGATGTTTGTAATAAAGGAATCAAAGTAAGTAAAGCAAATGACTCTATCTATTTATTAGGTAATTTCTACTATCAACTATCTTATATTTATTCTTTACTGGATAAACCTAAGGAATCATTAAAGTATTTAGAATTAGCCATGGTTATGTTTGATGTAGAGAATCGTCCGGATTTGATGGAAATAGCTAAATGTAAAAAGGAAAAACTCCTTACCCAAATTTAA
- a CDS encoding glycine/sarcosine/betaine reductase selenoprotein B family protein, with translation MKLYYRIRSFVAIQWSKLLPSSYRKFTLSNTKQRESYTGTTIKKPINEWRVALITSAGVHLKTDEPFNVETLEGDHTYRIIPSTTKHNDLDVTHIYYDTRHSKADVSIVFPLEQLKSLEGKVIKAVSEYNIGLNGGTLNHKPHEEITAPKVAEILKNDQVDLAILVPG, from the coding sequence TTGAAGCTTTATTATAGGATAAGATCATTTGTAGCTATTCAATGGTCAAAGTTATTGCCTTCATCATACAGAAAGTTTACGTTGAGCAATACAAAACAGAGAGAGAGTTACACTGGAACTACAATAAAAAAGCCTATAAACGAGTGGAGAGTTGCATTAATTACAAGTGCAGGGGTTCATTTAAAAACTGATGAACCTTTTAATGTTGAAACATTAGAGGGAGACCATACATATCGTATAATCCCTTCTACTACAAAACATAATGACTTAGATGTAACACATATCTATTATGATACACGTCATTCTAAAGCAGATGTATCCATTGTTTTCCCTTTAGAACAACTTAAATCACTAGAAGGTAAGGTGATAAAGGCTGTATCTGAATATAACATTGGGTTAAACGGTGGAACCTTAAACCATAAGCCTCATGAGGAGATCACAGCACCAAAAGTTGCCGAGATATTAAAAAATGATCAGGTAGATTTAGCGATCTTAGTGCCTGGTTGA
- a CDS encoding flavin-containing monooxygenase yields MKVLDVVVIGAGQAGLSLGYYLKRDKKDFVLLDKHKNLGDSWKKRYDSLKLFTPRKYSSLPGLVLEGSQDGYPSKDEVAAYLQKYSEKFMLPVQLNTLVQLVSKEGSLYRVKTNNGDYVTKNLVVATGPFQEPYTPAFNKSFSNEVNQLHSDDYRNKTQLVKGNTLIVGAGNSGYQIATELCEDYPVYLAEGKRNKNLPHKILNKSIFWWFDVLGLSKVTERHLVGKILKKNDPVIGKEHKPYIKAGKIKMRKRLKSASQNIAIFEDGDRLTVNNVIWATGFVYSYPWLEVDGVIDPNNTPIQSRGVTNQPGFFFLGLPWMHTRGSALLTGVNKDAEYLSTIMR; encoded by the coding sequence ATGAAAGTTTTAGATGTTGTAGTGATTGGAGCAGGCCAAGCTGGTTTATCTCTTGGGTACTATTTAAAAAGAGACAAGAAGGATTTTGTCTTATTAGATAAGCATAAGAATTTAGGTGACTCTTGGAAAAAGAGGTATGATTCTCTCAAACTTTTTACACCAAGAAAGTATAGTTCTTTGCCAGGTTTAGTTCTTGAAGGATCACAAGATGGTTATCCATCTAAAGATGAGGTAGCAGCTTACTTACAAAAGTATTCTGAGAAGTTTATGTTACCTGTTCAATTAAATACCTTGGTTCAATTAGTTTCTAAAGAAGGAAGTCTCTATAGAGTAAAGACTAATAATGGTGATTATGTAACAAAAAATTTAGTGGTTGCTACTGGGCCATTTCAAGAACCATATACACCTGCTTTTAACAAGTCATTCTCAAATGAAGTAAATCAGCTCCATTCTGATGACTATCGAAATAAAACTCAATTAGTTAAAGGCAACACTTTAATAGTAGGTGCTGGAAATTCAGGTTATCAAATCGCCACAGAACTATGTGAGGATTATCCAGTGTATTTAGCTGAAGGTAAGAGAAATAAAAACTTACCTCATAAAATTCTCAATAAAAGCATCTTTTGGTGGTTTGATGTATTGGGGTTATCTAAAGTTACTGAAAGACACCTAGTAGGAAAAATATTAAAAAAGAATGATCCTGTTATAGGTAAGGAACATAAACCCTATATAAAAGCAGGGAAGATAAAGATGAGAAAAAGGTTGAAATCTGCTTCTCAGAATATAGCAATATTTGAGGATGGAGATAGATTGACAGTTAATAATGTAATTTGGGCAACGGGTTTTGTTTATAGCTACCCTTGGTTAGAGGTGGATGGTGTAATTGATCCAAATAATACCCCGATTCAATCACGAGGTGTTACTAATCAGCCTGGGTTCTTCTTCCTTGGTCTACCTTGGATGCATACGCGGGGATCAGCTCTTTTAACCGGAGTTAATAAAGATGCAGAATATTTATCAACAATTATGAGGTGA
- a CDS encoding acyl carrier protein gives MSDEFILEKIRSIITSYTPLKPEDINLESHLTDELELDSADLLELVMTAEEQFNINIDDSIFEEVKTIQHIVNTIKESKIVN, from the coding sequence ATGAGCGATGAATTTATTTTAGAAAAAATCAGATCAATAATAACAAGTTACACCCCATTAAAGCCAGAAGATATCAATCTGGAAAGCCATTTAACAGATGAACTGGAATTAGATTCAGCAGACCTACTAGAACTTGTGATGACTGCAGAGGAACAGTTCAACATTAATATTGACGATTCAATATTTGAAGAAGTGAAAACGATACAACATATTGTTAACACTATTAAAGAATCTAAAATTGTAAATTAA